One Eurosta solidaginis isolate ZX-2024a chromosome 5, ASM4086904v1, whole genome shotgun sequence DNA segment encodes these proteins:
- the bc10 gene encoding apoptosis inducing factor BLCAP — protein MYCLQCLLPVLLIPKPTNPALMETHVMFIVLYLIGFFLERKPCTICSLIFLTAVFLICYSGVGNCIFWGNCEGHQCENG, from the coding sequence ATGTATTGCTTACAATGTCTGCTGCCAGTATTGCTTATACCAAAACCAACAAATCCGGCGCTAATGGAAACACATGTCATGTTTATTGTACTATATTTAATTGGTTTCTTTCTCGAACGCAAACCATGTACAATATGTAGCTTAATATTTTTAACTGCTGTATTTCTTATCTGCTATAGCGGTGTGGGAAATTGCATTTTCTGGGGCAATTGTGAAGGGCATCAATGCGAGAATGGTTAA
- the pim gene encoding uncharacterized protein pim yields MANLLHDKRTYVDENKFLSTKLQQTHPRVHSVKKKQVFGELKNVMHNQIGVTPLKGGAFANRGIKKYNDRGCPASNQKSCKPMEADHNNKSATSTIDPIELFDLFDFPKVCCTSACTKSVEEIWAESNQLDDIALMKAMMKIRNGSRLIEDDDEKGVNNHQVANEVDEEEHYKSEDEYLDNLVSKSISRHLYLEDYNNDDFSSCSAEMPKFDIFNDLPMLNAN; encoded by the coding sequence atgGCAAATTTATTGCACGATAAACGAACCTACGttgatgaaaataaatttttatcaacCAAATTACAACAAACGCATCCAAGAGTACACTCTGTCAAGAAGAAGCAAGTTTTTGGTGAACTCAAAAATGTAATGCACAATCAAATTGGTGTTACACCTCTTAAAGGTGGGGCTTTCGCCAATAGaggtataaagaaatataatgatAGAGGATGTCCGGCATCAAATCAGAAATCATGCAAACCAATGGAAGCCGATCATAATAACAAGTCAGCCACTTCTACAATCGATCCAATAGAATTATTCGATTTATTTGACTTTCCCAAAGTGTGTTGCACAAGTGCATGCACCAAAAGCGTTGAGGAAATATGGGCTGAATCTAATCAACTTGATGATATTGCCTTAATGAAGGCAATGATGAAAATAAGGAATGGCAGCCGTCTGATTGAAGATGATGATGAAAAGGGAGTGAATAATCATCAGGTAGCAAATGAGGTGGACGAGGAGGAGCACTACAAATCCGAAGATGAATATTTGGATAATTTGGTATCGAAATCTATAAGTCGCCATCTGTATTTGGAGGATTATAACAATGATGACTTTTCATCATGCTCGGCTGAAATGCCAAAGTTTGATATATTTAACGATTTACCCATGCTAAATGCTaattaa